The Citrifermentans bemidjiense Bem genome window below encodes:
- a CDS encoding hypoxanthine-guanine phosphoribosyltransferase yields MLLKDMEDIRQKADCLKSAQEVDDALSRMAQQITERLAESNPVAICIMNGGLFVTGKLVDKLPFALELDYLHATRYGAELTGGNLLWKVKPERSLKGRTVLLVDDILDEGVTLAEIERYCREEGAAAVYTAVLVDKIHDRKAPGAKADFVGLEVEDRFLFGCGMDIAGYWRNLPALYAMKEQN; encoded by the coding sequence AAGGCCGATTGTCTGAAGTCCGCACAGGAAGTCGACGATGCGCTGTCACGGATGGCGCAGCAGATAACCGAGCGGCTGGCGGAGAGCAACCCGGTGGCGATTTGCATCATGAACGGCGGGCTGTTCGTCACCGGCAAACTGGTGGACAAACTCCCCTTCGCGCTGGAACTCGACTATCTTCACGCCACCCGCTACGGCGCTGAGCTGACCGGCGGGAACCTGCTCTGGAAGGTAAAGCCGGAGCGCTCGCTCAAGGGGCGCACGGTGCTCTTGGTGGACGACATCCTCGACGAAGGGGTGACTCTTGCGGAGATCGAGCGTTACTGCCGCGAGGAAGGCGCCGCTGCGGTCTACACCGCGGTCCTGGTGGACAAGATCCACGACAGGAAGGCGCCCGGCGCCAAGGCCGATTTCGTCGGCCTAGAGGTAGAGGACCGCTTCCTCTTCGGTTGCGGCATGGACATCGCAGGCTACTGGCGCAATCTCCCCGCGCTCTACGCAATGAAGGAGCAGAACTAG